GAAGGGGACAGAAGGGAAGATGGAAGATAGCATCTGAACAGAAACTAAAAGAGGGGGTTGGATTTGGCAGCAGGTAGAAGGATTTTGTCTGCGCCTCTTGGTGTGAGTGCCTGGCACCCATCAACAGCGAAGTGAAGTTCCATGTGTACAAATCACAAGTAGTTCTAGATTATAGTGTGATCATACTTATTTTTAGCATCCTTTACATATCTACTGGTACCTTGTTGAATTACTAACTAtgtaaattcataaaattatcatGCTTAATACTTTAGAAATGCACATGgcataacagaaagaaaagatagacCTGTTGGTAATAGATGTGGACGTAAGCAGAGACAAAAAGCCTGGTGGTGAAGGACACAGACTTTGAAGCCAGGCAGCCTTGGTCAAGACCCAGTTCTGACAGCTGGATGAGTAACCTGGAACAGTTATTTAGTCTCTCTGTAATAGTTTTCCCATTATGCAAAGTGGAGATGGTTAGCATTATCTTATAGGGTTGTAAATATTAAGTCGACATAACTATAAATGCTTAGAACAACGTCTAATACATAATTAGCTCTATATGAGTATTTGTGCTTGTTAATATTATATCACATCACTTTTCTGAtgctatttcttttatatttggatGGCTCAATCTGATTTGCAACCAGCAGGTTACATTTACACTAACACTACCACTTTTAATGTATAACTACTAGATAGCAGATTCCCCTCCTCAAtagaattaaaatgcaaaatacttatttatttttctctttcccaggCCCAACACAGAGATACTTTCATTGAAGAACGCTATGGAAAATATAATATCAGTGATCCTTTGATGGCTCTACAGAGAGATTTTGAAACactgaaggagaaaaatgatAGTGATAAGCAGCCAGTGTGCACAAACCCACTCTCTATTCTTAAGGTGGTGATGAAGCAGTGCAAGAACATGCAGGAACGCATGCTGTCCCAGCTGGCTGCTGCCGAGAGCAGGCACCGAAAGGTAGGTTCAGTCTGGTAGATGTATGCTGCACAAATCCTTGTGAAGACTATAAACCATACCTGATATCATCTTGTCAGCTGCCAGTTTTCACAACAGTTCAGTGGTTGTGGGTAGACAAAAGTTCCTTAGCTTATGTAGGAGCCAggagatagaaaagaaaacagaggttaTTCCAAGTGGTAAATTTAGGGAATGTGCCAGGCACATTATTTAAGGTAACATTCCTTCTTGGTATGTCACTCCAGAAGATTTGGTATGTTTTTTCAGCCAAATTTTGGCAACAAACTGGAGTTTAATCAAGCTTGTAGCCGAGCAGAATATTCTGTATTTGCTTACTTAAGTGATAAATACAAAGAGTAACagatattgggctggggctggggctggggctcagcggtagagcgcttgcctagcatgtgcgaggctttgggttcaatcctcagcaccacataaaaataaataaaataaaggtattgtttccaactacaaaaaaaaattaatatttttttaaaagattaacagGTATTTAGGGAATGCTGTATCTCAGAGGGAGAATTTACCTCACTATAAACACATAAGCCGATAgactattttcatttatttctagttttgagTTTCATTGCATCTTATTGctcatgaaaatataaacagTCCACAGGGTTGTTTACCTTAATGTTCTTTTACACTGTTAAGACTCAGagaggtgtgtttgtgtgtccatATCTGATAGTTTCTACATTAGGAAGGTGTAACCTGTGCTTTCCTCTATCTCATCTTATTGGAATGCTGGTGCTTGTGAATTTATTCCCCAGCTTGTCATTTACTCTTCAGATTTTACTTGTAAAAGATGCTTGGCTAGAATCTGGATTTTTTTCAGCTATCAGATTTATACTTGTGGGTATTGGTCCATTTTGTAGGAAacattttaattggaaaaattaGGTTAGCAGCTATAAAATTGGATAGATTTGAGTTTACTTTTATGATTTACCTCCATTCAAGCCACCTGCTTAAATCATGTCTGATGACTTGCTTTCAATTCTGGGTCTTGCCTgtgatcttttctttctcttcataaaTCTCATAAATCTAATAAATGAAAGGCTCTTAACTATGGAGGGGCCTTACATGTTCCCCAGGCCCCCAGAAAATATGCAGAATGTCAAAAGTTTATGCATTTTTGtaggaaatatattttcccataACTTTAATCAAATTCTCAGAGTTGCCCAAAACCAAAAAGTTTAACTTTTGCTCTAGAATGAAGTAATCTGAAAACATTTATGCCCAACTTAAAAAGGTTTTGGGTTGGAGTAAGTTGCCTAAATTGGAGGGGTGGGCTTTACTtaaaatcttttaagaaaatcttcaccacatttTTGATTGGTTGGCAggctttatttcctcttcatacATGAAGTGATTAAGTTGTGCTAAAGGAGCTAGGTAGATGTCATGCCCATGGAAGATGCAATGTTGGGATAATTTGCAGCTCTAGATAACAAGATAgaagaaatttgaaataattcaaatttccaccagcatggtggcacacatctataatcccagctactggggagactgaggcaggaggatcgaaagttaaggctaaccctatctcaaaatgaagaaaaagtgctgggatatggcttaatggtagagcacacTTAGATTCAGTCCCTAATATGGAGATGGAGGATCTTATCAAAGTCTATCTCTTTGGGATTTTAGTTTTTTCATTCAATTTCTGCAATTTTGGAGAGCTCTCAGAAGGGAAAGGAGACGTCTTACCACATTTGGCAAAAAATCTGCCTttgtattaaatttaataatctgacgtaatcccagcagttagggaggctgaggcaggaggatcgagagttcaaagtcagcctcagcaaaaaatacaataggcctggggatgagtgcccctgaattcagtccccagtaccaaaaaaaaaaaaaaaaatttttttttgatgcttttaACCAGAAGGAAGTactccagaatattttcatttttaaaaagagtttcatatctcaaaatattttctctcttccttcataaaaaaaaaaattatgagaagaAATGGCCAGTGGGATGACAGTGCTCTGCCATGAAGATCTGGGCCAAGGCACGTCCAAGGCATTGAGCAGATGTTACTGAATAATCCATTTCCATTCAGTATAATGTGCACTTATCAGCAGGATCACGCAGAAAATGTCCCTTTAAATTTGTCCCTTTAAATGGGTTTCATCCTTTGGCACGAGGATAAATAGAATATGAGGAGGCAAGTTAATTAAAAGACTTAAGAAATCTCCACTTGTGATCCCAGTAACCCAAGTCTTTTTACATGCAGGACGAAGTCAAGAAAATCTTTTCACCTTTTATCTACCTATATAAAAATGTGTTGTTAATGATGCGTGACACAATTTGGATGTTGCCtctttaaaatgttcagtttcaGGCTTCCTTTTTGGTCCTTCATTCATTTGAGGATTCAGAGGAGAACTTCAGGTAGAGCTTTCTGTGGTGCTGTCTCGCACTGGCCCCTGACCACACCTGCCTGAAACTTCTCAGACTTTCTGTGAACTCTCAGAAACCCTCTGGACTCCTATAGCTTATTATTTGCTCTCttgtgtttatataccattcTGTATCTACTTCAGGTAAAGTAAATATCTTGTTCTGTAGCACATAGTTGACATGTCTCACACCACTAGACAGTGTGCTCCTTGATGGCCCTggctggattttatttatttatgtatttatttaacctCTGGAATTATCTCCAGTGTTTAGTTAGGCACTTAGTATTATAAGTGTGAATCCTTGatatttggaaatgaatttttttaaaattgttaaaggTAATCCTAGACCTAGAAGAAGAAAGGCAGAGGCATGCACAGGACACTGCTGAAGGAGATGATGTCACCTACATgctggaaaaggagagagagcgGCTGACTCAGCAGGTAATTAAGATGGAGGGGATCACAGCAGCCTACAATAGCATTCCTCATGGGTTATCCTGAAGGATATAAGTTGGTGTTGCTCAAAAACAGGACTTTGTGGTCAAGTCAGGAAACTACTGGATTATACATAATTAAACAAGTTTCTAACTTTTAATTTGTTAGAACATTTAGGATGCAGAATTACACTGTGTTTCAAGAACAGTATAGAGTAGTATTCCATATTTAGTAAATCTATACTTTTataaaatccttttatttatttaattaattattttttaatttatttttatagtactggggattgaacccagaagcactctactactgagtcaaaatcccagccctttttattttgagacagggtctcactatgttgcctaggctggccttttctctttattattattatttttaaatttttttttagttgttgatagacctttattttatttatttatatgtggtgctgagaatcgaacccagtgcctcacacatgccaggcaaatgcactactgctgagccacagccccagccctagccctctTTTTTAATTCTCATCATGTTTGACTGAATTGGTTTTTCTACCCATTAATGAGTTTTAGAGTTTGAAAAATACTCACTGAAAAGATTCCTCCAACCATTTCCTCTCATTCACTCTGTGCAGTAAATAAAGTTGGGAAGACAAAACAGACTACATTTCTATGAAAAGTATGATTCAAATGCAGTCATTTATGttggttcatttttaaaaccagaGAAAATTACTGTTGAAATTTGAAAGTTGTGTTGTGTATTCACCACAAAATCTGGCTTaatagttttctgttttgttttgaggggTTCTATGTATTCTACACACCTGAAACATAAGGAATCATTAAATTCTCACTAATGACCCTGAAATAATTAAGAGCTAGAAGTGCCCCCTAAATTATCAAAGATGAAATCACAGTGTGTGCATTCATAGTAACCCTGCACCAGGGAATAGGCAGCCAGGGCACTCTACTTAGAGATACTGTTTTCATACTCTAATCAAGATATGTGGtggcatttttttctagttggaATTTGAAAAATCCCAAgtaaaaaagtttgaaaaagagcaaaagaagCTCTCTAGTCAGCTGGAAGAGGAGCGCTCCCGCCACAAGCAACTCTCATCCATGTTGGTGCTTGAGTGCAAGAAAGCCACCAATAAGGCTGCCGAGGAAGGGCAGAAGGCCGGAGAGCTGAGCCTGAAATTGGAGAAAGAGAAGAGCCGGGTGAGTAAACTGGAGGAGGAGTTAGCAGCAGAGAGGAAGCGAGGCTTGCAGACTGAGGCCCAGGTGGAGAAGCAACTGTCTGAGTTTGATATTGAAAGGGAACAACTGAGAGCAAAACTGAACCGAGAAGAGAACCGGACCAAAACTCTGAAAGAAGAGATGGAAAGTTTAAAGAAGATAGTGAAGGACCTAGAGGCTTCCCACCAGCACAGTATCAGTGATGAGCAATTGACGAAACCAGTAACTATGTCCAAAGGCACAGCAACGGAGCCTCCCATGCTAGTGTCTGTATTTTGCCAAACAGAGAGTGTTCAGGCAGAAAGAATCCATGGAAGCATCATAACCAAACCAACAAACGCGGGGCTGCCAGGTCCCACCACTCCTCCTTACTCTTATGCAAAAACCAATGGCCATTGTGACCCAGAGATCCAAACTACCAGGGAGTTGACAGCAGGCAGCAGTGTAGAAAACCAAGTGCCTCCGCGAGAGAAATCTATAGCACTGACCCAAGAGAAACTAGTGGAAAATGGTGGGTGTCCTATAGGAACTGAGACTCCAGCCCCAATGCCCAGTCACCTCCCTTCCAGTGGCAGCTCACTGTCTCCCAGCAGCACTGCCTCCTCCTCTCTAACATCCTCTCCTTGCTCTTCACCAGTACTCACTAAACGGTTATTGGGGTCGTCAGCTAGCAGTCCCGGCTACCAGTCATCCTACCAGGTAGGGATCAACCAGAGGTTCCATGCAGCCCGGCACAAATTTCAGTCCCAAGCAGACCAGGACCAACAAGCCAGTGGTCTACAGAGCCCTCCATCCAGGGATCTATCCCCCACCCTCTTAGATAACTCTGCTGCCAAACAGCTGGCCCGAAACACAGTCACTCAGGTGCTCTCCAGATTCACTAGCCAACAAGGGCCAATCAAGCCCGTCTCTCCCAACAGTTCTCCTTTTGGCACAGACTATCGAAATCTGGCCAACACTGCCAACCCAAGAAGTGACACCAGCCATTCACCTACTCCGGGGAAAGTATCCAGTCCTCTGAGCCCCCTGTCTCCAGGAATCAAGTCCCCTACCATCCCCAGAGCTGAGAGAGGAAACCCTCCACCTATCCCACCCAAAAAACCTGGCCTCACCCCTTCTCCGTCTGCTGCAACTCCACTGACCAAAACGCATTCCCAGGCATCCTCTTTGACCACCACAGAAGACCTTGCCAGCAGCTGCTCTTCCAATGCTGTGGTAGCCAATGGCAAGGACGTTGAGATACTTTTGCCTACCAGCAGCTAGTCCCCAGGAGGGAGTCTCCaaatctgacattccatcagatTTCGTCCAAGAGGTCAGAATGAGACCATTGAGTCagattatgttatttattttgatagtAGCTGAAACCATCTGTATAATACATTTAGTGTATtttacctttttgtatttttttaagtagaaactGAGTAGTTTGGATTTGTATGGCTTACATCTTTGTACTGAAGCTAGAAAGACATTGCAAAAATATTCAAGCTCAGCAATCACCCTAATGTTGTGATCAAGAAAGTTAATTGAGTACCAGGTGGTGATCTGCTGTTTATTTCGGGACCAGAATTACTCAACACTCATTTTGAATTATGCAGAAGTGGTTCATGCAGATTTTTATTCCAGATGAACATGTTTTAAAAGTGCCTGAAATAAGACTGCCATATGAATGTGATTCTGCAGCAAAAACAAAATGGATCATTTAATTGCAGAAAGAGATCCTCTGTGAACTCTGAATGTTAAAAACCAACACTGCGTTTAATCctcttttactgtttttttttttaaattttaatacaagCTTTGTGTTCTGAAAACAAGGCTGCATAAGTAGGATGGGAATCCTTCTAAAGGTGGGTGTGAACTCTCCATAAAGCAAAGCTTTGTAGAGCCCTTGAGAAGCCCTCTTGAGCATTAAAGAGTTGGGGTGCTGATTTTCTtacacttttgaaaaattaagtcGTTCCCAATTTCCTGCATAAATTCTTCAATAGAATGAAATCACACCTCTATTCAAAAATGTCTTCAAGCATCTACTGTTGTTGTGTAAGGAACTTCTGATTGCTTTTACTTGAATAGGAAATGGTTACTCATTTTGTATAAAAGTTTTGCAACAGAATGAAATCTTTATTCTGTAATCAAAAAGCAATAACTTAAAATTCACTCTCTTTCTAATATTGTAAGTCAGAACTATACAGGATTTACcaaattgtttcatttattctctAAGCTGCCAGCACTTGTCTGTATCTGTGGAACCAAATTACCTTTTACCTAGATggaaatatacatatatctgtATAGATACATACCCCTTTACATTTTAACATACACACacttaaaaacacataaaaatattagtaTGATTATATCTTTGGAGTTTGCAATATAGCATAAAGGACAAGTAGAATTGCATATTAAGATTACCTACCAAAGCAATTAAATATGGCTGGGACCCAATCAAAGGAGGAATCTCATCCACAGGGAAGTGGAGAGATTTCAGATGAAGCC
This genomic interval from Urocitellus parryii isolate mUroPar1 chromosome 11, mUroPar1.hap1, whole genome shotgun sequence contains the following:
- the Cttnbp2nl gene encoding CTTNBP2 N-terminal-like protein yields the protein MNLEKLSKPELLTLFSILEGELEARDLVIEALKAQHRDTFIEERYGKYNISDPLMALQRDFETLKEKNDSDKQPVCTNPLSILKVVMKQCKNMQERMLSQLAAAESRHRKVILDLEEERQRHAQDTAEGDDVTYMLEKERERLTQQLEFEKSQVKKFEKEQKKLSSQLEEERSRHKQLSSMLVLECKKATNKAAEEGQKAGELSLKLEKEKSRVSKLEEELAAERKRGLQTEAQVEKQLSEFDIEREQLRAKLNREENRTKTLKEEMESLKKIVKDLEASHQHSISDEQLTKPVTMSKGTATEPPMLVSVFCQTESVQAERIHGSIITKPTNAGLPGPTTPPYSYAKTNGHCDPEIQTTRELTAGSSVENQVPPREKSIALTQEKLVENGGCPIGTETPAPMPSHLPSSGSSLSPSSTASSSLTSSPCSSPVLTKRLLGSSASSPGYQSSYQVGINQRFHAARHKFQSQADQDQQASGLQSPPSRDLSPTLLDNSAAKQLARNTVTQVLSRFTSQQGPIKPVSPNSSPFGTDYRNLANTANPRSDTSHSPTPGKVSSPLSPLSPGIKSPTIPRAERGNPPPIPPKKPGLTPSPSAATPLTKTHSQASSLTTTEDLASSCSSNAVVANGKDVEILLPTSS